A section of the Amycolatopsis sp. AA4 genome encodes:
- a CDS encoding flavodoxin family protein has protein sequence MIARQLLDLFAERGVTGELVRVADHDVRPGIETDMGDGDEWPEIRRKVNAADIVLISTPTWVGHMSSIAQRVVERLNAEQSETDDEGRPGMFGKVGVVAVVGNEDGAHKITADLFQSLNDIGFTIPAQGGTYWNGEAMQGGDYQDLDETPEAVASTNATLVRNAVHLAELLGKQQYPAS, from the coding sequence CTGATCGCCCGGCAGCTGCTCGACCTGTTCGCGGAACGGGGGGTGACCGGCGAACTGGTCCGGGTGGCCGACCATGACGTGCGCCCCGGCATCGAGACCGACATGGGCGACGGCGACGAATGGCCGGAAATCCGGCGCAAGGTCAACGCCGCGGACATCGTGCTGATCTCGACGCCGACCTGGGTCGGGCACATGTCGAGCATCGCGCAGCGGGTCGTGGAACGGCTGAACGCCGAACAGTCCGAGACCGACGACGAGGGCCGCCCGGGCATGTTCGGCAAGGTCGGCGTCGTCGCGGTGGTCGGCAACGAGGACGGCGCGCACAAGATCACCGCGGATCTTTTCCAGTCCCTCAACGACATCGGCTTCACCATCCCGGCCCAGGGCGGCACGTACTGGAACGGGGAAGCCATGCAGGGCGGCGACTACCAGGACTTGGACGAGACGCCCGAGGCGGTCGCGTCGACCAACGCGACGCTGGTGCGGAACGCGGTGCACCTGGCGGAGTTGCTGGGGAAACAGCAGTACCCGGCTTCGTGA
- a CDS encoding DUF4383 domain-containing protein — protein sequence MPAVTTRSWARPVVAVLGLVYLVLGIAGFFVPATAHGGHDTTRVIWLFSSSTVLNIVHTALGLLGLLAARKLSGAVAYCWVLFVAFTGLTAYGILATAFSTARDDPVNLNWADNWLHGLTALVALAVAISGSRTERA from the coding sequence ATGCCGGCGGTCACGACTCGTTCCTGGGCCCGTCCGGTCGTCGCCGTGCTCGGGCTGGTCTACCTGGTGCTCGGCATCGCCGGGTTCTTCGTCCCGGCAACCGCGCACGGCGGCCACGACACCACCCGCGTGATCTGGCTGTTCAGTTCCAGCACAGTCCTGAACATCGTCCACACCGCACTGGGGCTGCTCGGTCTTTTGGCCGCACGCAAGCTTTCCGGCGCCGTCGCGTACTGCTGGGTGCTGTTCGTGGCGTTCACCGGGTTGACCGCGTACGGGATTCTGGCGACGGCGTTCAGCACCGCACGCGACGACCCGGTGAACCTCAACTGGGCGGACAACTGGCTGCACGGGCTCACCGCGCTCGTCGCCCTGGCCGTCGCGATCAGCGGCAGCCGCACCGAACGGGCTTAA
- a CDS encoding HAD-IIIA family hydrolase, which yields MNTFPDYSVVIPTTGRPALRTLLDTLVAAEGPGPAEVIVVDDRPQGTALEAPEGVRVLRSCGRGPAAARNVGWRAAKSEWIAFVDDDVVLAADWPVQLVADLARLPPEAAASQARIVVPLPENRKPTDDERGTAGLETARWITADMAYRRSALVETGGFDERFPRAFREDSDLALRVVLKGHRIERGERVTTHPARRSGFFASVKAQRGNADNARMRYKHGVLWRQRTGEGSGMLGRHALTVATAVAALAPRKRRLALAAWAGLTGAFAVQRIRSGPATPGEIARMLVTSVLIPPAACYHRLRGEIAARRSLAPQAVLFDRDDTLIHDVPYLSDPEQVRPVDGAVGLVRELRRKGVRVGVVSNQSGVAKGLIEPVQLDAVNARVEELFGEFGTWQVCPHDAGDGCGCRKPSPELVRRAAKELRVDPARCVVIGDTGADVDAGLAAGARAVLVPTARTLPAEIARARQEALVARDLADALRQAGVGT from the coding sequence GTGAACACTTTCCCGGACTACTCCGTGGTGATCCCGACGACCGGCCGCCCCGCGCTGCGGACCCTGCTGGACACGCTCGTGGCCGCCGAGGGCCCCGGCCCAGCCGAGGTCATCGTGGTCGACGACCGTCCACAAGGGACCGCGCTGGAGGCGCCCGAGGGCGTCCGGGTGCTGCGCTCGTGCGGCCGGGGCCCGGCGGCCGCGCGGAATGTCGGCTGGCGTGCGGCGAAGTCCGAGTGGATCGCTTTCGTGGACGACGACGTGGTCCTCGCCGCCGACTGGCCCGTCCAGCTGGTCGCCGACCTCGCCCGGCTGCCGCCGGAAGCCGCCGCGTCGCAGGCCAGGATCGTGGTTCCGTTGCCGGAAAACCGGAAGCCCACGGACGACGAACGCGGCACCGCCGGACTGGAAACCGCGCGCTGGATCACCGCGGACATGGCTTACCGGCGGTCCGCGCTGGTCGAGACCGGCGGTTTCGACGAGCGTTTCCCGCGTGCGTTCCGGGAAGACTCCGACCTGGCCCTGCGCGTTGTCCTCAAAGGACACCGCATCGAACGCGGCGAACGGGTCACGACCCATCCCGCGCGCCGTTCGGGATTCTTCGCCAGCGTCAAAGCCCAGCGAGGCAACGCGGACAACGCGCGCATGCGGTACAAGCATGGCGTCCTTTGGCGGCAGCGAACCGGCGAGGGCAGCGGAATGCTGGGACGGCACGCGCTGACCGTCGCCACCGCTGTCGCCGCGCTCGCGCCCCGGAAGCGTCGCCTCGCCTTGGCGGCCTGGGCCGGGTTGACCGGTGCCTTCGCCGTGCAACGCATCCGTTCCGGGCCAGCCACGCCCGGCGAGATCGCGCGCATGCTGGTGACGAGCGTGCTGATCCCGCCCGCCGCCTGCTACCACCGGCTCCGCGGGGAAATCGCCGCGCGCCGTTCCCTCGCGCCGCAGGCAGTGCTGTTTGACCGCGACGACACGCTGATCCACGACGTCCCTTACCTGTCGGATCCGGAGCAGGTCCGGCCGGTCGACGGAGCGGTCGGCCTCGTGCGGGAGCTCCGGCGGAAAGGCGTCCGGGTAGGTGTGGTGAGCAATCAGTCCGGAGTCGCGAAAGGACTGATCGAACCGGTTCAGCTCGACGCGGTGAACGCCCGCGTGGAGGAGTTGTTCGGCGAGTTCGGCACCTGGCAGGTCTGCCCGCACGACGCCGGCGACGGCTGCGGCTGTCGCAAACCTTCCCCGGAACTCGTCCGGCGAGCGGCGAAGGAACTGCGGGTCGATCCCGCGCGGTGCGTCGTCATCGGCGACACCGGCGCGGACGTCGACGCGGGTCTCGCCGCCGGTGCGCGCGCGGTGCTGGTGCCGACCGCTCGAACGTTGCCCGCCGAGATCGCTCGCGCGCGGCAAGAGGCGCTGGTCGCGCGAGATCTCGCGGACGCGCTGCGCCAGGCCGGAGTCGGCACGTGA
- a CDS encoding DUF2267 domain-containing protein, whose translation MNEIVELIRRRACLADARDAVRVAHAVLRTLAERISPEAAASLAVQLPIELADDLRPGRGSGERFELQDFVGRIADRAELADPEAVHRAGVVLAVLGRETVQVADEVWDVLPEPLRQLVGERVA comes from the coding sequence ATGAACGAAATCGTCGAACTGATCCGGAGGCGGGCCTGCCTCGCAGACGCCCGCGACGCCGTACGGGTCGCGCACGCGGTGCTGCGGACGCTGGCCGAGCGGATTTCCCCGGAGGCGGCGGCGAGCCTGGCCGTGCAGCTGCCGATCGAACTGGCGGACGACCTGCGCCCGGGCCGCGGGAGCGGGGAACGTTTCGAACTGCAGGATTTCGTCGGGCGGATCGCGGACCGGGCGGAGCTGGCGGACCCGGAGGCGGTGCATCGGGCCGGAGTGGTGCTCGCTGTGCTGGGCCGCGAGACGGTGCAGGTGGCGGACGAGGTCTGGGACGTCCTGCCGGAACCGTTGCGGCAGCTGGTGGGGGAGCGGGTCGCCTGA
- a CDS encoding metalloregulator ArsR/SmtB family transcription factor, which translates to MHSSLPDFDMPSDEQVHLAAESFRLLSDPTRIKVLWALLQGESSVACLAELAGAAPTAVSQHLAKLRLAGLVKGRREGTFVYYSAADEHVRGLLAQALHHADHVDRDIPGEPGGHTQPHRPRMRNA; encoded by the coding sequence ATGCACTCCTCCCTGCCGGACTTCGACATGCCCTCCGACGAGCAGGTCCACCTGGCCGCGGAAAGCTTCCGCCTGCTCTCCGACCCGACGCGGATCAAGGTGCTGTGGGCGCTCCTGCAGGGGGAATCGTCGGTCGCCTGCCTCGCCGAACTGGCCGGGGCCGCGCCGACCGCGGTCAGCCAGCATCTGGCGAAGCTGCGGCTCGCGGGCCTGGTGAAGGGCCGCCGCGAGGGGACGTTCGTGTACTACTCCGCCGCCGACGAGCACGTCCGCGGCCTGCTGGCCCAGGCGCTGCACCACGCCGACCACGTCGACCGCGACATCCCGGGCGAGCCCGGCGGCCACACCCAGCCGCACCGGCCCCGCATGCGGAACGCCTGA
- a CDS encoding glycosyltransferase family 9 protein, with product MKRVLVARQDNLGDVLLAGPAIRAVADQADHVALLAGPHGAAAGELLPGVDEVRVFRAPWIDPDPPPLTRPSVDALAEQLAGFDAAFVFTSFHQSPLPLALILRLAGVPWIGAICDDYPGSLLDLRHRVPGDPPEALRMLSLVQAAGYPLPPGDDGRLAVRRPLPEVSALTGIGDYVVVHPTASVPARSPSPVHSGRIVDALTAAGHRVVVTGAKPEGMTADVDLSGRTTLPELAAVLAGAEAVVAPNTGPAHLAAAVGTPVVSLFAPVVPAARWAPFGVPAALLGDQHAPCRGSRARTCPVPGHPCLDGIDPAEVVAAVEELAKRPSRRVTA from the coding sequence GTGAAGCGCGTTCTGGTGGCCCGGCAGGACAATCTCGGCGACGTCCTGCTGGCCGGTCCTGCGATCCGGGCGGTCGCCGACCAGGCCGACCACGTCGCCCTTCTGGCCGGACCGCACGGCGCGGCCGCCGGTGAGCTGCTGCCCGGCGTGGACGAGGTACGGGTCTTCCGCGCGCCGTGGATCGACCCCGATCCGCCGCCGCTGACCCGCCCGTCCGTCGACGCCCTCGCCGAACAGCTCGCCGGATTCGACGCGGCCTTCGTGTTCACCTCGTTCCACCAGTCGCCGCTGCCGCTCGCGCTGATCCTGCGCCTGGCTGGCGTGCCGTGGATCGGCGCGATCTGCGACGACTACCCGGGCAGCCTCCTCGACCTGCGCCACCGCGTGCCGGGCGATCCGCCGGAGGCGCTGCGGATGCTGTCGCTCGTGCAAGCCGCCGGGTATCCGCTGCCGCCTGGCGACGACGGACGGCTCGCGGTCCGCCGTCCGCTGCCGGAGGTCTCCGCGCTGACCGGAATCGGCGACTACGTGGTGGTCCATCCGACGGCCTCGGTCCCGGCGCGCAGCCCCTCGCCGGTCCACAGTGGACGGATCGTGGACGCACTGACCGCGGCCGGGCACCGCGTCGTCGTGACCGGCGCGAAGCCGGAAGGAATGACCGCCGACGTCGACCTGAGCGGCCGCACGACGCTGCCCGAACTGGCCGCGGTGCTGGCCGGCGCGGAGGCCGTTGTCGCCCCTAACACCGGTCCGGCGCACCTGGCCGCGGCAGTCGGAACCCCGGTGGTGTCGCTGTTCGCGCCGGTGGTTCCCGCCGCGCGCTGGGCGCCGTTCGGAGTTCCGGCGGCCTTGCTCGGCGATCAGCACGCGCCGTGCCGGGGCAGCCGGGCGCGGACCTGTCCGGTCCCCGGCCATCCGTGCCTGGACGGCATCGACCCGGCGGAAGTGGTGGCCGCGGTGGAGGAACTGGCCAAGCGGCCGAGCCGCCGGGTGACCGCGTGA
- a CDS encoding cation diffusion facilitator family transporter, whose protein sequence is MAEARQDRPQAGHGHGHGHGHGHGHGHESWRHRVKHFLTPHSHDSADRLDTALETSRRGIRALIWSFAALFGTAVIQLALVAVTGSVALLGDTIHNFADALTALPLGIAFALGRRAATRRYTYGLGRAEDLAGVVVVLIIAGSAALAAYEAIDRLLHPHPVQQLWVLAAAGLVGFAGNELVARYRITVGREIGSAALVADGLHARTDGFTSLAVVLGAIGVALGFPAADPVIGLLITVAILFVLRDAAKEVFRRLMDAVDPATVELAERTAAAVPGVEGVREVRMRWIGHSLRAELAIQVGNTLTVEQAHELAHSLEHQLITTVPRLTAAAVHVEPAVGAEAVHHG, encoded by the coding sequence ATGGCAGAGGCGCGTCAGGACCGTCCGCAGGCGGGGCACGGTCACGGGCATGGTCATGGCCATGGGCACGGGCACGGGCACGAGAGCTGGCGGCACCGCGTCAAGCACTTCCTCACCCCGCACAGCCACGACAGCGCCGACCGCCTCGACACCGCCCTCGAAACCAGCCGACGCGGCATCCGGGCGCTGATCTGGTCCTTCGCCGCCCTGTTCGGCACGGCGGTCATCCAGCTGGCCCTGGTGGCGGTCACCGGTTCGGTAGCGCTGCTGGGCGACACCATCCACAACTTCGCCGACGCCCTCACCGCCCTTCCGCTGGGCATCGCCTTCGCGCTGGGCCGCCGCGCCGCGACCCGCCGCTACACCTACGGCCTTGGCCGTGCCGAGGACCTGGCCGGAGTCGTCGTGGTGCTGATCATCGCCGGATCCGCCGCGCTGGCCGCCTACGAAGCCATCGACCGCCTGCTGCACCCGCACCCGGTGCAGCAGCTCTGGGTGCTCGCCGCGGCGGGCCTGGTCGGCTTCGCCGGAAACGAACTCGTCGCCAGGTACCGCATCACGGTCGGCCGCGAAATCGGCTCGGCAGCCTTGGTCGCCGACGGCCTGCACGCCCGCACCGACGGCTTCACCTCGCTGGCGGTCGTGCTGGGCGCGATCGGCGTCGCCCTCGGCTTCCCCGCGGCGGACCCGGTGATCGGCCTGCTGATCACGGTCGCGATCCTGTTCGTCCTGCGCGACGCGGCGAAGGAAGTCTTCCGGCGCCTGATGGACGCCGTCGACCCGGCGACAGTCGAACTGGCCGAACGAACAGCCGCGGCGGTGCCCGGAGTGGAAGGCGTCCGGGAAGTCCGGATGCGCTGGATCGGCCACAGCCTGCGCGCGGAACTCGCCATCCAGGTCGGCAACACGCTCACCGTCGAGCAGGCGCACGAACTGGCGCACAGCTTGGAACACCAGCTGATCACCACGGTCCCCCGCCTGACCGCGGCGGCAGTGCATGTCGAACCGGCGGTGGGTGCGGAAGCGGTCCACCACGGCTGA
- a CDS encoding NAD-dependent epimerase/dehydratase family protein — MTSRRIAVTGATGNIGTATVRALAADPEVEAITGLERRPAGIPPPKTEYVGVDVAHDELTPVLRDADTVVHLAWLFQPTHRPDLTWEANVRGSLRVFEAAAAAGVSTLVVASSVGAYSPASDDRPVTEDYPTHGWPGAAYPREKAYVERLLDSFERTHPEIRVVRVRPGFVFQRTASTEQRRLFAGPFVPGSLLRPGLVPIVPDIPGLRFQVVHADDLADAIRRCVLRPVSGAFNIATEPVVDPRLLARLLRARRVPVPAGLVKPALAAAWRMHLVPATPGLFDTVLRLPVMDTARARSELEWQPTWSAEATVQEFLHGLRQGKGGGTPPLAPDEHRGHEIATGVGQRP, encoded by the coding sequence ATGACTTCCCGACGGATCGCGGTGACCGGCGCGACCGGCAACATCGGCACCGCGACAGTGCGCGCGCTGGCGGCCGACCCCGAGGTCGAGGCGATCACCGGCCTCGAACGGCGTCCGGCGGGCATTCCGCCGCCGAAGACGGAGTACGTCGGCGTCGACGTCGCGCACGACGAGCTGACTCCCGTGCTGCGCGACGCCGACACGGTGGTCCATCTGGCGTGGCTGTTCCAGCCGACCCATCGCCCGGACCTCACCTGGGAGGCGAACGTCCGCGGCTCGCTCCGGGTGTTCGAGGCCGCGGCCGCGGCAGGGGTGTCGACGCTGGTGGTGGCCTCCTCGGTCGGGGCCTACTCCCCCGCTTCCGACGACCGCCCGGTCACCGAGGACTATCCGACGCACGGCTGGCCAGGTGCGGCGTATCCGCGCGAAAAGGCTTACGTAGAGCGGCTTCTGGACTCCTTCGAACGGACGCATCCGGAGATCCGGGTGGTGCGGGTGCGGCCCGGGTTCGTCTTCCAGCGCACGGCGTCGACCGAGCAACGGCGGTTGTTCGCCGGACCGTTCGTGCCGGGCAGCCTGCTCCGGCCGGGCCTCGTGCCGATCGTGCCGGACATCCCGGGCCTGCGGTTCCAGGTCGTGCACGCCGACGATCTCGCCGACGCCATCCGCCGCTGCGTCCTGCGGCCGGTCTCCGGGGCGTTCAACATCGCGACGGAACCGGTGGTAGACCCTCGGCTGCTGGCCCGGCTGCTGCGCGCGCGGCGGGTGCCGGTCCCGGCCGGTTTGGTCAAGCCCGCGCTCGCCGCGGCCTGGCGAATGCATCTGGTGCCCGCGACGCCGGGGCTTTTCGACACGGTGCTGCGGCTGCCGGTGATGGATACCGCACGGGCGCGGTCCGAGTTGGAGTGGCAGCCGACGTGGTCCGCGGAGGCGACCGTCCAGGAGTTTCTGCACGGGTTGCGGCAGGGGAAAGGCGGAGGCACCCCGCCGTTGGCTCCGGACGAGCATCGCGGGCACGAGATCGCTACGGGGGTCGGGCAACGGCCGTAA
- a CDS encoding SDR family oxidoreductase, with protein sequence MVDPAPLPEEADGPRTAVVTGADSGIGRAVAVALAGGGVDVGITWHTDETGAEETAAEAREQGVAAHVRQLDLTDLPTAASVVDDLADELGGVDVLVNCSGTGSSELAMNMDFDTWRKVVDVDLHGVFVCSQRAARHMIDAGRGGRIITITSVHEHVPRVGAAPYCAAKAGAGALTQVLALELAEHGITVNSVAPGEISTPMTGQTDADPRAQDRPGIPLGRPGHAREVAAAVAFLATPAAGYITGASLVVDGGLMRMGAQAGTAFPDNSWRRP encoded by the coding sequence ATGGTGGACCCAGCACCGTTGCCCGAGGAGGCCGACGGCCCGCGCACGGCGGTGGTGACCGGCGCGGACTCCGGCATCGGCCGCGCAGTGGCGGTCGCGCTCGCGGGCGGGGGAGTGGACGTCGGAATCACCTGGCACACCGACGAAACCGGAGCGGAGGAGACCGCCGCCGAGGCCAGGGAACAGGGAGTGGCCGCACACGTGCGGCAACTCGACCTGACCGACCTGCCGACGGCGGCGAGCGTCGTGGACGACCTCGCGGACGAACTCGGCGGCGTCGACGTCCTGGTGAACTGCTCCGGGACCGGTAGCAGCGAACTAGCGATGAACATGGACTTCGACACCTGGCGCAAGGTCGTGGACGTCGACCTGCACGGTGTTTTCGTGTGCTCGCAACGCGCCGCGCGACACATGATCGACGCCGGCCGCGGCGGCCGGATCATCACGATCACCAGCGTCCACGAACACGTGCCTCGCGTCGGCGCCGCTCCGTACTGCGCGGCGAAAGCCGGTGCGGGCGCGCTGACCCAGGTGCTCGCCCTCGAACTCGCCGAGCACGGGATCACGGTCAATTCCGTTGCTCCCGGTGAGATCTCCACTCCGATGACCGGTCAGACCGATGCGGATCCGCGTGCGCAGGACCGTCCGGGAATCCCGTTGGGCCGTCCCGGGCACGCCCGGGAAGTCGCCGCGGCGGTGGCTTTCCTGGCCACCCCCGCGGCGGGGTACATCACGGGTGCGTCCTTGGTGGTCGACGGCGGGCTGATGCGCATGGGCGCGCAGGCCGGTACGGCTTTCCCGGACAACAGCTGGCGGCGTCCTTAA
- a CDS encoding aldehyde dehydrogenase, whose amino-acid sequence MTTLDDRAATLAITDPADGSPVGAVPMASPDELDAALGLAHRAQPGWGRTPAAERGAALRAAADRLRAHADDLAEINRRETGRPLEEAKAGVLAGAGTLDQYSELGPVHRGRSLLGDFAATDLMVPEPRGVVVALTPWNDPVAVSCGLIGAAVVTGNTVVHKPSERCPHTGTLFGEVLAGVFPEGVLQTVHGDGRIGAVLAARSDVDVLAHVGSTATGRSIAASAAATGAKALLENGGNDPLVVDEDVDPRWAAEQAALGAFANSGQICVAVERIYVHRALAEAFTEALVEIAREKKLAPLVDPRHRDHVHSHVENAVSLGAAIRTGGEIPPGPGAHYPATVLTGCTSQMRVMREETFGPVAPLCVVDSFEHGLAEAANDDYGLAATVLTASMEHAQHAWRELAVGTVKVNAVFGGAPGGAAQPRRGSGSGYGYGPELLDEMTQTKLVHLGAPVRA is encoded by the coding sequence ATGACCACGCTCGACGACCGGGCCGCCACGCTCGCGATCACCGACCCGGCCGACGGGAGCCCGGTCGGCGCGGTCCCGATGGCCAGCCCGGACGAACTCGACGCCGCGCTCGGCCTCGCGCACCGGGCGCAGCCGGGCTGGGGCCGGACCCCGGCCGCCGAGCGCGGCGCGGCCCTGCGTGCCGCCGCGGACCGGCTGCGCGCGCACGCCGACGACCTGGCCGAGATCAACCGGCGCGAAACCGGCCGTCCGCTCGAGGAGGCCAAGGCCGGGGTGCTCGCCGGAGCCGGGACCCTCGACCAGTACTCCGAACTGGGCCCGGTGCATCGCGGCCGCAGCCTGCTCGGGGATTTCGCGGCCACCGATCTGATGGTCCCGGAACCGCGCGGGGTGGTGGTCGCGCTGACGCCGTGGAACGACCCGGTCGCTGTCTCGTGCGGGCTCATCGGCGCGGCCGTCGTCACCGGAAACACCGTGGTGCACAAGCCGAGCGAACGGTGTCCGCACACCGGAACGCTGTTCGGCGAGGTCTTGGCCGGAGTCTTTCCCGAGGGGGTGCTGCAGACCGTGCACGGCGACGGCCGGATCGGCGCGGTGCTGGCCGCGCGGAGCGATGTGGACGTCCTCGCGCACGTCGGCAGCACCGCCACCGGCCGGTCGATCGCCGCGAGCGCGGCCGCGACCGGAGCGAAGGCGCTCCTGGAGAACGGCGGCAACGACCCGCTCGTGGTGGACGAGGACGTGGACCCGCGCTGGGCGGCGGAGCAGGCCGCGCTCGGCGCGTTCGCGAACTCCGGGCAGATTTGCGTCGCGGTGGAACGGATTTACGTGCACCGCGCGCTAGCCGAGGCGTTCACCGAAGCACTTGTCGAAATCGCCCGGGAGAAGAAGCTCGCTCCGCTGGTCGACCCGAGGCACCGCGATCACGTACATTCGCACGTGGAGAACGCCGTATCGCTGGGGGCCGCGATCCGCACCGGGGGCGAGATCCCGCCCGGGCCAGGCGCGCATTACCCCGCGACGGTCCTCACCGGATGCACCAGCCAGATGCGCGTGATGCGCGAGGAAACCTTCGGACCGGTCGCGCCGTTGTGCGTGGTGGATTCCTTCGAACACGGGCTGGCCGAGGCCGCGAACGACGATTACGGGCTCGCGGCGACCGTGCTTACCGCGTCGATGGAACACGCGCAGCACGCGTGGCGGGAGCTGGCAGTCGGAACGGTCAAGGTGAACGCCGTGTTCGGCGGCGCGCCGGGCGGGGCGGCCCAGCCGCGGCGCGGCAGCGGATCCGGCTACGGATACGGTCCCGAACTGCTCGACGAGATGACCCAGACCAAGCTCGTCCACCTGGGCGCGCCCGTACGCGCGTGA
- a CDS encoding aromatic acid exporter family protein, translating to MTPRLDRTPLGWAARAIRVPGSERRTALQTAKATVAAVAAWLLATKVIGLSQPFLAPYAAVFLVEATVYRSLLGWAQQVGAVTLGVLLAAGVSQVVSEQTVTLAIVVFVGLLIGSWRRLGGSGVWVGVTGMLLVTYGTARSSELLGDRLLETALGAAIGLAVNVLIFPPLYGERVAAAADRLASALAGLLEDTAELVRADEPPENLDEWLGKISDVRSLARAAEDASGLTREGRFLNLRKRSRHSGERHEYSLRTLGALWPPVEQLVEAVRTTSEGREPFVYPWPKAREALADLLRELASAVRDAAVPGRDVDLERCRSLVGQVEDRLVSSDDGVTATLGLGAMALPVRRLLRQLDQH from the coding sequence GTGACGCCCAGACTCGATCGCACGCCGCTGGGCTGGGCGGCTCGCGCGATCCGCGTGCCCGGCAGCGAGCGACGCACCGCGCTGCAGACCGCCAAGGCGACCGTCGCCGCCGTCGCGGCCTGGCTGCTCGCCACGAAGGTGATCGGGCTGTCCCAGCCGTTCCTCGCGCCGTACGCGGCGGTTTTCCTGGTGGAAGCCACCGTGTACCGGAGCCTGCTCGGGTGGGCGCAGCAGGTCGGCGCGGTCACGCTCGGCGTGCTGCTCGCGGCCGGCGTGTCGCAGGTGGTGTCCGAGCAGACGGTCACGCTGGCCATCGTGGTCTTCGTCGGGTTGCTGATCGGCTCGTGGCGGCGGCTCGGCGGTTCCGGCGTGTGGGTCGGGGTGACCGGGATGCTGCTGGTCACCTACGGGACCGCACGCAGTTCGGAACTGCTCGGCGACCGGCTGCTGGAAACCGCGCTCGGCGCCGCGATCGGGCTGGCGGTCAACGTGCTGATCTTCCCTCCGCTGTACGGCGAACGCGTCGCCGCCGCGGCCGATCGGCTCGCGTCCGCGCTCGCCGGGCTGCTGGAGGACACCGCCGAGCTGGTGCGGGCCGACGAGCCGCCGGAGAATCTGGACGAATGGCTCGGCAAGATCAGCGACGTGCGCAGTCTCGCGCGGGCGGCCGAGGACGCTTCCGGGCTCACCCGGGAAGGCCGGTTTCTCAACCTGCGCAAGCGAAGCCGGCATTCCGGAGAGCGGCACGAGTACTCGCTGCGGACGCTGGGTGCGTTGTGGCCGCCGGTCGAGCAGCTGGTCGAGGCAGTGCGTACGACGTCGGAGGGGCGCGAGCCGTTCGTCTATCCGTGGCCGAAGGCCCGCGAGGCGCTCGCCGACCTGTTGCGGGAACTCGCCTCCGCGGTGCGGGATGCCGCGGTTCCGGGTCGCGACGTCGATCTGGAGCGCTGCCGTTCGCTGGTGGGCCAGGTCGAGGACCGGCTGGTGTCGTCGGACGACGGCGTGACCGCGACGCTCGGGCTCGGCGCGATGGCGTTGCCGGTCCGGCGGCTGTTGCGGCAGCTGGACCAGCACTGA